In a genomic window of Quercus lobata isolate SW786 chromosome 4, ValleyOak3.0 Primary Assembly, whole genome shotgun sequence:
- the LOC115988046 gene encoding UPF0481 protein At3g47200-like gives MYRFTCATDSSHKIEIESKEISIDMPQDKEPAIQWHSECCIYKVPKRLREVNDKAYTPKLISIGPIHRGNSELKDMERRKQTYCDKFFRRTNKAKEEFERIVEENKKKICDCYAEEITQPCEEEFVKMILLDSIFIIELFWMSANKEDRNEYILSKPWLKEGITYDLILLENQLPLFILNELYSQSGDEGCFITLACNFFFPEHKELPTEMEGVKHLTDLRRNFYRPPPLDHLLNPKTDSPIEHLYRATKLVDNAGLIFQKPKQFVGERELLDIKLKKPWDIRPTSCLMNCFINFSGFKCLQTRLVVPQFVVDDGTEELFRNLMALEQCHYPSKAYICNYIVLLDYLINSKEDVELLVDKRVIVNLLGSNKAVAEMVNKLCLEIVEVDSYYRHIADDLNNLYDSHWNQNLASLRNVYFKNIWRGSATVVGVLVLLITIFTFLKPFVFKNI, from the coding sequence ATGTACAGATTTACTTGTGCTACTGATTCTTCACataaaatagaaattgaaaGCAAAGAGATTAGCATTGACATGCCACAAGACAAGGAGCCAGCTATCCAGTGGCATAGCGAGTGTTGCATCTACAAGGTCCCCAAGAGACTTCGCGAGGTAAATGACAAAGCTTACACTCCAAAGCTTATTTCAATAGGCCCTATTCATCGTGGAAATTCGGAGCTGAAGGACATGGAAAGGCGTAAACAAACATATTGCGACAAATTCTTTCGTCGGACTAACAAAGCCAAGGAGGAATTTGAAAGAATCgttgaagaaaacaaaaagaagatttGCGACTGCTATGCAGAAGAGATCACTCAACCCTGCGAGGAAGAATTCGTGAAAATGATTCTACTGGATTCTATCTTTATCATTGAGCTCTTCTGGATGTCTGCTAATAAAGAAGATAGAAACGAGTATATATTAAGTAAACCATGGCTAAAGGAAGGCATAACTTATGACTTGATCTTACTTGAGAATCAGCTTCCACTTTTTATTCTTAATGAGTTATATAGTCAAAGTGGGGATGAGGGATGCTTTATAACACTTGCctgtaatttctttttcccCGAACACAAGGAATTACCCACTGAGATGGAAGGAGTAAAACATCTCACTGATCTTCGCAGAAATTTCTACCGTCCACCACCACTTGATCATCTACTCAATCCGAAAACTGACAGTCCTATTGAGCATCTATATAGGGCAACAAAGCTAGTGGACAATGCAGGGCTGATATTCCAGAAGCCCAAGCAATTTGTAGGAGAAAGAGAGTTACTAGACATTAAACTCAAGAAACCCTGGGATATTCGTCCAACTTCATGTCTCATGAATTGCTTCATAAACTTTTCGGGCTTCAAATGTTTGCAAACTCGCTTGGTGGTCCCACAATTTGTGGTAGATGATGGAACCGAAGAACTTTTCCGAAATCTTATGGCCCTAGAGCAGTGTCATTATCCATCTAAAGCTTACATATGTAATTATATTGTGCTATTGGATTATCTTATCAACAGTAAAGAAGATGTGGAGTTGCTCGTTGACAAAAGGGTTATTGTCAACTTGTTGGGTAGCAATAAAGCTGTTGCTGAAATGGTTAACAAACTTTGCCTTGAAATTGTGGAAGTGGATTCCTATTACCGTCATATCGCTGATGATCTTAATAATCTCTACGACAGCCATTGGAACCAAAATTTGGCATCCTTGAGAAATGTATATTTCAAGAATATTTGGAGAGGCTCGGCAACCGTTGTTGGGGTCTTGGTCCTACTTATCACTATCTTTACTTTCCTTAAGCCTTTTGTCTTTAAGAATATTTAA